Below is a genomic region from Deltaproteobacteria bacterium.
ATACCTGGTCAGCAATGCGCCATTGTTGAGCCGCCAAGCAATGTCAGTGTCGCTGGAGAAAATATTTCTTCCCGCAGAAGCGGCAACAAACAGTGCTGTGGCTACACTAGCGAATCATGCGAAGCTGCAGCAGCCGACGCATCTCCATAATTGCCTGCCTGCCTGAAGCTGCCCACAGACTTGCAGGGATTGCGGGAACTTCCACCGGCTTCTCTGCGGCTGCTAGCAGCTGCTGTTCTTCCAGGGCTCGCATGTAACGGTAGACCGCTGCAACCGCAGCCACCACCTGCTTTTTCTTCTCTTCTTTCAGGCCCACGCTTCGAACTCCATCTTCAGCCGCTTCTCACCAGACCTCGAGCAAGCCTGGGCTCGCCTCCAGCCAGAGTTAGCCTTCAGAGGCCAAGGTCATCACTTATGCCTTGCATGGCCTGCAAACTGATGGCTGCAAAGTCCGCAAGAGGCAGGTCTATCTTTTCACACAACCGAATAAGGTCCCGATTGACCCTCCTGGCAAAATCCTTCTTTTTCATCCGTTTGAGGATCGACTTGGCTTTCACACTGGCGAGTCGTTTGTCCGGGTACACCAGGGCAGTGGCCACAATGAGTCCGGTAATAGATTCGGCACAGGTGAGGGCAAAATCCAGCCTTGATTCTCTTTCCACCCGTAAGGCCTCTGCATTGTGAGCTTTAATTGCCTGCAATGCTTCCGGCGGCAGATCCGAGTCGGCAAGGAGCTCAGTGGTTTTGAGCCCATGTTCCTCAGGCTGCTCTGCTGTCTGTTCATAGTCGAGATCGTGGAGCAGTCCCACTATACCCCAGAGTTCCACTGGTTCTCCGAAATGCTCTGCCAGGGCCCGCATTACTGCCTCGGTTGCCAGGCAGTGCTTGCGCAGGGTATCTGCGCTCACATAGTGGTCCAGCATATCAAGCGCTTGTTGGCGATTCATTGTCTACTCCAGCCGTTTCATACCCAGCAATGTTTTGCAAAAACTGCTGCTCTCAACTAGGGGGCGGCCGGCCTTCAGCTGTGCCCCGTCTCAGGCCATGGCTGCTCTGCGAGTCTTCTTCTTGAGTCTGCTTATCCGCCGCCTGAGTATTTTCACCTTTTGCTTGTCTCTTGCCTCCTTGCAGGCATCTTTCTGGCTGCGGAGCTCGCGAATCTTCCGTTTGATAGCGCGGACGTCCACGGCAGCCTGTCGCTTTTTTTCTTCAACGATGCCCTTGGCCTCCTTGATAGCCTTGAGCAACTCCCCCTTGTTCATGGCATGCACGCCCACAATTCCTTCAATGCCCAGAGCCAGTTCTCTCAGCTCCTTGGCAGTCATCCGATCCAGAGGTTTTTCCTTTTTTTCTTTTTTTTCCTTCTTCGCCATGTGGTCCATCTCCTCCGCTTATAGAACTTGCCTTGTCGACCTTTTTGCGAGGTGCCTTTTCGATCGAATCTCAGGATTCTTTGCTGCCCCCTGTCTTTTTCTCGAGAAGCTCGGATAGCTGCAGAAAAGGCTTGAACAGATCAATTGGTATGGGAAAAAGCGTGGTGGAATTATTCTCTGACGACACCTCCCGCAGGGTTTGCAGGTAGCGCAGCTGCAATGCCACTGGATGTTCGGCTATCACTTTCGCTGCCTGCGCCAGGCGGGCTGCCGCCTGATGTTCACCCTCGGCATTGATGACCTTGGCCCGCCGCTCACGTTCGGCCTCGGCCTGGCGCGCCATTGCCCGCTGCATATCCTGCGGCAGATCAATGTGCTTTACCTCCACGGTGCTCACTTTTACGCCCCAGGGATCAGTATGCTTGTCCAGAATCTCCTGCAGTTCGCTGTTGATCTTTTCCCGGTCTGAAAGCAGCTCGTCCAGCTCAGCCTGGCCGCATACGCTTCTCAGGGTGGTCTGGGCCAGCTGCGAGGTGGCATACAGGTAATTCTCCACTTCCACAACAGCCTTCACAGGATCCATAACGCGGAAATATATGACGGCGTTCACCTTCACCGAAACATTGTCTCTGGTAATCACATCCTGCGGCGGCACATCCATGGCGACCAGACGCAGGCTCACTTTTATCATGCGATCGACTACTGGGATAAGGATAATGAGACCGGGCCCCTTGGCCTTGATAATTCTGCCAAGCCGAAAGATAACACCTCGCTCGTATTCATTGAGGACGCGGATGGCGCTGGCCAGAAACAACACAGCCAGCACTATCAAAAAAATTAGAGAATATGGCATGCTTTCCTCCTCTGACAAAGCAGCAAAACCCGCCGAAGCGGGAAATTAGTGCTTTTTATCACCTATCCTGCGCACTTTCAATAATAAATTTTTCGCCTCGACAACCTCTACCCGCTCACCAGTGGGGATGGTTTCCTCTGCAACAGCATTCCAGAGTTCACCGTGAACAAACACTCTTCCCGAAGGGGTCAGGGGCTCCCTCACCTCGCCAATCTCTCCAATGAGCGCCTCGTAGCCTATCCGTGGTCTCGCCATATAGGCCCGCATGGCCAGCATGGCCACAATGATGAAGAAGCCTGAGATCACGGCCACGGCCGGCACCAGAACACTCCAGGAAACTCTGAGGCTGGAATCCCCGGTATCAAAGAGCATGATGGAGCCCAGGGTAAGGCAGATTATACCTCCTATGCTCAGGAGGCCATAGCTGGTCACTTTTATTTCGAGAAGAAAAAGGATGGCGCCCAGTATGATGAGGAGCACCCCGGCGTAATTGACGGAAAGCGTTTGAAAGGCATAGAAGGCAAGAATGAGGGAAATGCCGCCAATGACACCTGGAAAGATGGTCCCTGGATGCGACAGCTCGAAATAGAGACCCGCAAGACCAATGAGCATCAACAGGTAGGCAATGTTGGGGTTGCTGATCGTCTTGAGCACCTTGTCCCGAAGATTTTCCTGAATTATCTCTACTGGTACGTTTTTGAGGGCGAGCTTCTTTTCTCCCTCCTTGGTCTTTACTTTCCAGCCTTCGAGCTTTGCCACCATATCATCCACATCCCTGGCAATGAGGTCTATGACCTTGAGCTTCAGAGCTTCATCTGCAGTAGCCGATACACTTTCGCGCACCGCTTTCTCGGCCCATTTCACATTGCGCCCTCTTCGAGAGGCAATGCTCTTGATGGTGGCAACCAGGTCATTGACCACCTTGGTATTCATGGTCTCGCTCATCTCCTTGCCACCTGCCACAACAGGGTGAGCAGCGCCAATATTGGTTCCCGGAGCCATGGCAGCAATATCAGCAGCCAGGGTAACGAATACCCCGGCAGATGCTGCCTGCGCGCCGCTGGGAGCAACGAACACCGCCACCGGCACAGGTGAGTTCATAATTGTCTTGACCATGGTACGCATGGAGGTAACCAAACCACCCGGAGTGTCTAGTTTGACAATTATCAGCGGTGCCTCTTCATCCACAGCCTGAGCAATGCCGCGAGCAAGAAAATGGGCCGTGCCTGGATTTATGCTTTCCTCTATCTTCAGCAGTTTGATACTGCCGACCTTGGCCCATAGACTGGTAGCGGTACAAAGAAGTGACAGCTGCAGTAAAGAGAATAGCAGAGCACTCAACAGTAAGGCCAACTTTCTCTTTCGTGCAGGCTCTCCCTGGATACCCCCGGATCCAACACTGATGGACCTCACAGCTGGGGAGTTCATTTGATTGCTGCACTCCACTGAAAATGTCCTCCGGTCTTGCTGACCGTCAACTTTATCTCTGCACACTTTCAACAGTTTCCTTGTCAACCAGTTTCATGAGCAACTGCAAGTCCTGCCACGCCTTGCCTTTTTGCCCTGGATTACGCAATAGATAGGCAGGATGATAGGTGGGAATGAGTGGAATTCCCTCGAATTGGTGCACCCTTCCCCTGAGAAGAGATATTGGACTCCGGGAGGAAAGGAGATACTGCGAGGCAAAACCTCCCAGGGTCAGGATGACGGTGGGGCGAATTGCCCTGATCTGCCGTTTGAGAAAGGGGCCACAGGTAGCCATCTCGTCCTCTCTGGGATTCCTGTTCCCCGGAGGGTGGCACTTGATTACGTTGGCAATGTACACCTCTGGTCGCTGCCAGCCCATGGCCACAATCATCCGATCCAATAGTTTTCCAGCAGCCCCCACAAATGGCCTGCCCTGTCTGTCTTCCTCGTATCCAGGGCCCTCG
It encodes:
- a CDS encoding HDIG domain-containing protein, with the protein product MNRQQALDMLDHYVSADTLRKHCLATEAVMRALAEHFGEPVELWGIVGLLHDLDYEQTAEQPEEHGLKTTELLADSDLPPEALQAIKAHNAEALRVERESRLDFALTCAESITGLIVATALVYPDKRLASVKAKSILKRMKKKDFARRVNRDLIRLCEKIDLPLADFAAISLQAMQGISDDLGL
- a CDS encoding transcription termination factor Rho; the protein is MAKKEKKEKKEKPLDRMTAKELRELALGIEGIVGVHAMNKGELLKAIKEAKGIVEEKKRQAAVDVRAIKRKIRELRSQKDACKEARDKQKVKILRRRISRLKKKTRRAAMA
- a CDS encoding slipin family protein — its product is MPYSLIFLIVLAVLFLASAIRVLNEYERGVIFRLGRIIKAKGPGLIILIPVVDRMIKVSLRLVAMDVPPQDVITRDNVSVKVNAVIYFRVMDPVKAVVEVENYLYATSQLAQTTLRSVCGQAELDELLSDREKINSELQEILDKHTDPWGVKVSTVEVKHIDLPQDMQRAMARQAEAERERRAKVINAEGEHQAAARLAQAAKVIAEHPVALQLRYLQTLREVSSENNSTTLFPIPIDLFKPFLQLSELLEKKTGGSKES
- a CDS encoding nodulation protein NfeD, with the protein product MNSPAVRSISVGSGGIQGEPARKRKLALLLSALLFSLLQLSLLCTATSLWAKVGSIKLLKIEESINPGTAHFLARGIAQAVDEEAPLIIVKLDTPGGLVTSMRTMVKTIMNSPVPVAVFVAPSGAQAASAGVFVTLAADIAAMAPGTNIGAAHPVVAGGKEMSETMNTKVVNDLVATIKSIASRRGRNVKWAEKAVRESVSATADEALKLKVIDLIARDVDDMVAKLEGWKVKTKEGEKKLALKNVPVEIIQENLRDKVLKTISNPNIAYLLMLIGLAGLYFELSHPGTIFPGVIGGISLILAFYAFQTLSVNYAGVLLIILGAILFLLEIKVTSYGLLSIGGIICLTLGSIMLFDTGDSSLRVSWSVLVPAVAVISGFFIIVAMLAMRAYMARPRIGYEALIGEIGEVREPLTPSGRVFVHGELWNAVAEETIPTGERVEVVEAKNLLLKVRRIGDKKH
- a CDS encoding uracil-DNA glycosylase, which translates into the protein MRLHLSAQATLGLQWLPKPAQTQETQVEEYSVETLEDIRADLGECKRCRLHQGRRHIVFGEGDPRARIVIVGEGPGYEEDRQGRPFVGAAGKLLDRMIVAMGWQRPEVYIANVIKCHPPGNRNPREDEMATCGPFLKRQIRAIRPTVILTLGGFASQYLLSSRSPISLLRGRVHQFEGIPLIPTYHPAYLLRNPGQKGKAWQDLQLLMKLVDKETVESVQR